Below is a window of Bos indicus isolate NIAB-ARS_2022 breed Sahiwal x Tharparkar chromosome 19, NIAB-ARS_B.indTharparkar_mat_pri_1.0, whole genome shotgun sequence DNA.
TGTAACATGTATGACAATTTCTTTCATGCTATAAAACGGCTTGCTGGGATGGCTTTCACTCAATAGTATGTGGTCTTGATAGAAAAATCGGAAAGTATAGAtatgcaaaaagaagaaaataaaggctacTCCTAATTTTGTTATACATCCTCCCAGTCTGTTGTATTTCCTGGGAAATACAAGTCCCAAAGTCCCATGGGAAGGACCTGTGGGCCTGTTCGGCGGGGAGTGAAAGACGGAGAAAACCTCTCCGAGGACGCTAAATCAGGGGCCTGTGAAGGGCCAGGTTGGTGAGCCTGGGAGAGCGGGAGTGTTGCAGGCGGGACGGAGGGCAGGGGTGGTAGGACCAGGCGGCATCCTGCATCACAGCATCTCTGCTTGCAGCATCAGAATGGAATGTACGGCCTGCACCAGGATGTCCACCACTTCAACTCCTTCGACCGGGTGCAGAGCCTGCCACTGCTGCTGGGCCGAGCTGGCATTCACACAGGTGAGGGGCTTCGTGTGGCCCCAGGGGCAAGAGAGCAACTTCCCATCCTGCCCCAGAGATCCTGACTGGGCTTTGGGCACATGAGAACAAGGGTTCTGCTGCCCTCCTGGAGTCCATAGCAAGACACAGGGTCTGGGGAGCAGAGCAGGGGGCAGAAGGGAATGGGAGACCAAAGGGGCTCTGAACAGGCCTATCTCTCTGGCTCCAGGCATCATTGGGAAGAAGCACGTGGGGCCGGAGATGGTGTATCCATTTGACTTTGCATACACGGAGGAGAATGGCTCTGTCCTCCAGGTCGGGCGGAACATCACTAGAATTAAACTGCTGGTCCGGAAATTCCTGCAGACGCGGGGTGACAGGTGTGCAGAGACTCCCGCCCCCTTACCGCCCTCACCTAGCCAGACCTCTGGGCAGTTAATACTAGATGCAGCTCCCAGAATCTTTGGTTGGGATTCTTGGAGTCCTCAGACAGATGGGGTGTGGGAGGGGGAGAAGATTCCAGATACTCAAGTTGATCTGGTCAGAGGAAGAGGAGACATGGGGAACCTGAGGTGGCACAGATCACAGGTTATCAGTTGTAGGGGAGTAGGCAAAGCTGAGGGGTGTTCCTTCCTGAAGGATGAGGCTCCCCAGGGTAGAAGTAGGGTGATGGTCAGCCATCTGACCTTGACCTCAACGCTCAAGCCCATCCCTCCACCTGCAGGCCTTTTTTCCTCTATGTTGCCTTCCATGACCCCCACCGCTGCGGGCACTCCCAGCCACAGTATGGGGCGTTCTGTGAGAAGTTTGGCAATGGGGAGAGTGGCATGGGGCGGATTCCAGACTGGACCCCCCAGACCTACAACCCGAAGGATGTGCAGGTAGGAGGGTCCCTCTCCACGTTTTCAAGAACTACTTTTCTTCTTCCGCTTTGTAAATCGGGGGACCTGTGCCCCTCTGGTGGGTTTGCAGCCCTGGCCCCACGTGTGTAAGAAGAGATTCTCTGACTCATTGGAGCCAGGTCCCCATCCATGGGatggcagagaaaagggaaaagacatGGATGATGTTCCCAGAAGCATGGTTCTTCTGGATTAATCCATTCAGGAAGGAAAGTGATTTCAGGCCCTGGGAGCAGGGCTGGCACCTGTATCTCCCACCCCAATTTAAGGACTGACCACTCTGTCTCCTCCCCAACCTGTCTGTTCTAACCTTGACTTCCCACCCACCTGCCCCATCCCAGGTGCCTTACTTCGTCCCTGACACCCCAGCCGCCCGAGCTGACCTGGCCGCTCAGTACACCACCATTGGCCGGATGGACCAAGGTGGGTTCAGGGAGCCCAGGCGATGGGATAGGGCACATCTCAGGCTCCCGTCTTAGGCCAGAAGCCAGAAGTCACAATGTTGCGGGGTTGTGTTTCCTTAGGGGCCTCTGAGGGAGAGTtcttcttgcctcttccagcttcctaTGGCCCCaagtgttccttggcttgtggctgcttCACTCTGATCTCTGCCTCTGTTATCATATGTCTTCCTCCCGTGTCTTTTCTTTAGCCTTTGTCCCTCCTCTTTATATAAAGACACTCATCACTTGATTTAAGGACTGCTTAGGTACTTTAGGATTATGTCATCTCGAGATCCTTGACTTAGGATCTGCTGGGCAGGAGGCCTGGCTGGTGGGAAGGAAGGCAGGGGTGACTGAAGGAATCGATGGTGCAGGGTCTGATGAAGAAATGCAGGAGTGCACACACATTCCCATGACTGCGCGTCTGTCTGTGTCTGAGCTCTGCTCTCCCCTCCACACCCTGCAGGGATTGGACTCGTGCTCCAGGAGCTGCGTGGAGCAGGTGTCCTGAATGATACCCTGGTCATCTTCACGTCCGACAATGGGATCCCCTTCCCCAGTGGCAGGACCAACCTGTACTGGCCAGGCACTGCAGAGCCCATGCTGGTATCGTCTCCAGAACATCCAAAACGCTGGGGCCAGGTCAGTGAGGCCTACGTGAGCCTCTTAGGTAAGACTCTGCATCCCATACAGCAGGGATcgggtggtggggggggtgggggaggaagtgaATGTTCAGTGGGACCACAATGTCCAGATGTTGCTCCTTACCCACTACCTTATGTGGTTGCTACTCCAGTGAGAAAGGGGTGGTCACCCCCATTCTGCGGTTgcaaaaatgaggctcagagatgtaaaCGAagaagcccaaggtcacacagcttgtaatcACCAAACTTGGATTCTAATTTGGGTCTCACTGCCTTCACGCCTGTCATTTttccactggaccattagggagcATCAGTCACCTGGAGCACTTGCTAGGATCCAAATATCCCACTGCATAgagtctgattcagtaggtctgggatgatgtccaagaatttgcatttctgataagtttccaggtgattctgatgcgcCTTGAACCCACTTTGAGGGGTCAGGGCAGTAACATGCTTGGGCCCCCATGGCTCAGGACTCACATCTCCCTTTGGCTCCAAGGTCAGGGAGTGTTAGGGCTGCAACACAGAGCAGGAATAGGTCCCTAGGGGCCTTCCTCATGGATTTTAGAATTCTGGGTGTCACCAAATTGGGGCCTCCTGTTATATTGAAGGCATCATAGCCTGGAGGGTGATGCAGCAGCGATGGGTTGACCATAGCAGCTTCCCCCTGTTGGTGATTTGATGTGCGAGGCGGCCCACCAGCTTCCAGAGTGGTTTGGATTCACCCTTTCCAGGGGTCTGGACCTAGTGCCCTGGAGGGCCCACCCTGCTGAGATGCCATCTCCTTTCCAGATCTCACGCCCACCATCTTGGATTGGTTCTCCATCCCCTACCCTAGCTATGCCATCTTTGGCACAAAGACCGTCCAGCTTACTGGGCGGTCCCTCCTCCCAGTGCTGGAGGCAGAACCCCTCTGGACCACAGTCTTCGGCAGCCAGAGCTACCATGAGGTCACCATGTCCTACCCCATGCGCTCCGTGCACCACCAGAACTTCCACCTGGTGCACAACCTCCACTTCAAGATGCCCTTCCCCATCGACCAGGACTTCTACATCTCGCCCACCTTTCAGGACCTGCTGAATCGCACCACAGCTGGCCAGCCCACGGGCTGGTATAAGGACCTGCATCAGTACTACTACCGGGAGCGCTGGGAGCTCTATGACAGGAACCAGGACCCCCACGAGACCCACAACCTGGCTGCCGACCCCCGCTACACCCAGGTTCTGGAACTGCTTCAGACCCAGCTGGTCAAGTGGCAGTGGGAGACCCATGACCCTTGGGTGTGTGCTCCAGATGGGGTGCTGGAGGAGAAACTGGCTCCCCAGTGCCGGCCGCTCCACAACGAACTGTGAGGCCCTTCCTGCCCCTACAGTAGGGGGCCTGCTGTCCTGAGTCTGAGCCGCGTCCCGGCACATGAATTCCTGGGGGGTACCCAAGATGCTGCAGTATCCCCAACCTGTGACACGTGAGGATGGTCTGGGGACCTGCAGGGAAAAAAGGGGTTGGGACATGGGGCTTAAGACCCTCTTGGTTCTTTGGAAACCACAGACATTCTTGTGCCCCTCACCTGAGAGGAGATGGGTTTCCATATGCCACGAGGGTGGTGGGTGGGTGCAGACCACACTCAGTGTGGGGACAGCATCTGTCAATCCTGGTCTGGACAGGGAGCCTCTAAAGGACCTTTgggctttcttcttccttcacttTGCCCATAGTCAGGCTCCCAACCCCTGGGCTGGGTTTCTGTGAGATTGCTGATTCTTGGCAGGCTCCTTGAGTGATGGGTTTCATCCTGGGGTCTGTATGAGCAGAGCTTACCCTTCTTTTTGAGAGGGTCCCAGGATGAAGATGCCACTGCTGAGGCATGAAACTGCCCTATTCACTGGGTAAATCctggatgaacatgagtctgtAGCACAGACAGCACTCGTGGAGTGCTTCAGACCTTCCCTGCCTCCGCCCACCTGGGAGCAGAAGctctgcctgggaaagcccagaaAAGGGGTGTTCTCTCAAGTGGATGGGCTCCTGTCGCCCTCCCCACCCTTATCATCTCCATCCTGCGGAACGTGGGAGGGAAGCCACTGGCCTGAGCATTttgtaaaagctttttattttagtaaaatatatcAAAGCTCATTTTCTGAATTTGTTCATGACACAGGGGCCATCAGCAAGGCCTCTACTCTGTCCACACGACCTTCCTTTGCTCATCCGTGATGGCCAGGCGGACGCAGCCGAGCAGGGCATCCAGGTCACTCCAGCTTTCGGGGGCCAGGCTGCTATATAGACAGGGCACTTTATCCAGCTCAGCCTCTTCCTGCCTGGCGGCCTCCAGGAGCTGGTCCTCTGTGGTACCTAGCCGCTGCAGAGCCTTCCTGCCAGGGCCGGAGATGGGAGGGTGGCTTAGGGAGAGTTTTGCACCTGTCTCCCGACACAGAGCCCCAGAAATCAGCTGCCAGCTTGGAATTCTAGGGGCCTGGGTGGACCGATGATGCAACAGCTGTCTAGATGCCCTAGACATGGGTGGCCTGATTTGAGGTAACCCAGCCCCTCATGAAGAAAATACAATTGGGGCCCTAGATGATGTTGTACTAATGGAAGGTGGTCTAGTTTACAAGTTCAGTTCTCAAATTATAAAGGAAGCAGCAGGACATCTGGGTTTGTCCCAGTTATGAACCAAGTAGTGTTTTTCAGTCTCTGTCCTCACCTAACATGGTTGGACTGTTAACTGTACCCCAGGAAATGTATGGACTTAGCCGAGGTCAGGTTCTAGGGTCTCACCTTACTGTCCTCTGGGTTACTCCTGGGGGCTGGCTGCAGGACCTTTGTCCTGGATGTTGCGGGAGAACTGATCTGTGACACTCAGGGGGTGGCACAGGGTGAGATCCTGGAAACCCCGACACAGGCTCCGGACATGTTCACCGTGGGCCTCACGGGGAGTTCCAGAGCCTGTTCAAACCCCACCACCGGCCCCCAGGGGTGCACCTACTTGAATTTCTTTGCCACCTTCTCATTGATGGAGACATGGATAATGATGGGGAAAATCTCCATCCTGTGCAGGACACAGACACTGTCCAGCTGGATGTCCAGGAGGGCGTGGGTGTTCTGAGGGACGTGGGGAGAGAAGTGAGCCTTAGCCTCAGAGGACACGAGGGGAGCCCACACTCAGGGGAAACATGGAGAGAAGCATACAGGCAGGACTGAAGTTTGCAaaggagatggggaaagaatttggGCATGCCCCTTTGTATATGAGCATGTTTCCTGTACAGTTTTAAAAGTTTCCATCTATTTGACTTTTCACTTCTGAATTAAAAATCAGAGGCCACTGGGATTGAGGGAGGCTTTGTGTGGAGCTCAAACCCTAGGAGTTGGTGGCTCCATCAGCCTCTTTGGGGGTTAGAAGGAGATGGGGCCACTGGGCCTCTGGATCATAGCTGTTCCTAACTGCTTTGTATCAACAGAAAATTTTATCATTCTCTGTgagcttttcatatatttgtctGAACCTTAAAACATGGagtgttatctccattttattcattcatttaacaaatgtttattaaacatcTGTGTCAAGGAAACAGATTCAGGGAAGTTAagtcttgctcaaggtcacatggaCCTCACATGGCAGAAACAGGGTTTGATCTTTCTGTGATGGAGCCAGAGATGAGCTAACCACCAATCCTGGGTGCTCCAGGGGTCTCTGGAGGTTGGCCCTTCCTGCCTTCTCCCCCCGCCCTCCTCTGGAGATGGAGttcctcccaacccccacccaaCCCCTTACCTTTCCCATGAGGGACTCAACTGCTCTGCGGGTGACACAGTAGAGGCCACCGGATGCCTCTCTTTCCTGGATGATGTCCCCTCTCTGGCTGGAGGTGTCATACTCCTCCTGGCTCAAGTACTCTGAAGATGACAGTTGATGGGGATGTCACACACTCAGCTGCTCCCTCAAGAGCCCGTGCtgaacacccccccacccccgcagacCCCTGTGAGCTCTAGGGAAAGCTCTTGCTAGGGTTTCCTCTTTATAAACCTGACCCTGCTCTGTCTGCTTGGAGGAGTCTGTGCCCTGCACATTCACCCTAAACTCAGACACAGCGGGTGCCCAGTCAATGCCAGgatgtgagtggatggatggaaggttgggtggaaggaaggatggagggaaagaaggaaggatagACAGATGTAGATAAACCCCTCTCCCATCACTTCCCAAGCCCCAAACTTACATATGCAACTTCTTACACCCCAAAATCCCTTCAAGCCcttaaatcagtggttctcaaccaggggcagTTTCGCCCCCAAGGGacacttggcaatgtctggagacatttctgaCTGTCACAGCTTTGGGGGAGGGGCTCTGCTCCTGGCATGGAGTGGGTTGAGGCCCAGGTATCTTACCCATCTgtgatgcacaggacagcccacaatagagaaggaccctgaATGTCATGCCCAGGCTGAGAACTCCTGCCCTGTATAAACATGTTAGAACACACCCCTACATTTCCCTTCTTCCTGAATAGCACCCACTCTCCCAAGTGAGAATCGTATGTGCCATCCTGCTAGCTTCCACCCTCCAGAGCACCACCAGACCCTGCAGACAGCTCTCGGGACTACCCTCTCTTCCCTGCTGTGGCTTTGCTGTACCACCTCTGGCCCCGAGTGTTCCAGTGGTCTTTAGCTTCTCCAGTCTGTCTTCTATTCTGCTTTCAAAACAGGCATTCAAAGATCAGGCCTGATCCCATCCCCTAGCCCACGGCACTTCCAGGCACCCACCGCCTCCTCCCCGTCCTACCTCAGCACTTCGCACATTCTGCAAGGCAGCCTGGACTGCCTTGTTGTGCTCACAAACGCCTGCCTGtcatccccaccctcacccctacCCCTCTCCAAAGAATTCCCCTCTGGGCCACTTGTGGAGCTTAGACAAGTCAGCCTGCCACGTGTTTAGGTGTCTGTCTCCAGAGGCGCAGACTAGACACCCAGGGCCTGCAACCCTCTGCACAGAGCCTGACACACAGCTGGTGCTCACTGGAGGAACTGTGTGGCCCACACTTgctcccctctgtcccctctgtgaactccaggagaaaaGAACAGGGCCCTGTTCACCCTCACATTGTAACCCGACTCTCTGGACGGAAGAAAGTACCAAGGAGCTAACTCCTGCCCTCCAGCCAGCTGAGCCACCTTTCCTGCAGAGCAGGGCCACTGGGACCCAGGATTCCCACTGGCCAGTTCATCTCAATGGCTCTATATTGAGTGGCTTTGGGTAGGTGGATGGAGCCCTTTGGTTGTATGACTCCATGAAGTACAAACCTAGCTGCCAGCAGAGCTGTGCtttgccccacccctcccccatcccaaatCCATGGCCATCTGAAACCTCAGATTttcaccttatttggaaataagatctTTGCAGATGCTGTTAGTTAAGAGGAGGttgtactggagtagggtggtcTGAAATTCAATGACTGGCTCCTCATAAGAAAGTAATGTGAAGGCAGAGGGACACACAGATGAGGAGGCAGAGATCAGTGTTAGAGTCACAAGCCACCATCAGCCACCAGAGcaggcagaggcaggaaggatGCCCTCCACCGCAGCCTTTGGAGAAAGGGCAGCCTGTGGAGACATTTTAACttcagacttccagccttcagaacacTAAGAGAATACATCTCTGCTGTTTTAAGCCCCCTGGTTTGTGGTCCTTTGTTTTGGCCACTCCTCTGTCATCCACCCCCTTGAAAGCAGATACAGCATTCTGCAAAGGCCTCGCCTCGCCACCTGACAGTCAGGTGGGACTCCCAGGTGAGAGCGTACCTGCTGGGCATTTCTTAAACCCTTGGAAGAGGCACAGCTTCTCAatcaggatcttcccgaccaccCTGGGCACGAAGAGCACAGGCCGGGGCCGGCTGGGCCTGTGGGGGTGCACCAGGGTGTAGGGCACCAGGGTGAAGCAGCTCTCGGTCCAAAAGCACACGGTGGAGGGGTCTGTGGGAGGAAGGAGCCGCAAGTGGGCTGGGTGCCGGGCTgcagcagcccccgcccccaggacgGCCTGTGTCTGCTTTGCTCGCTGCTGCAGCCCAGCCCCTGAAGTAACGCGGGTACACCGGGCTCCTGCACGATGCACCATGGCCTCCACACCTGCCCTGGCTGGTTTCTTTGTACTTGCTGATTAGATGTCCTGCTTCTCTAGGATCACCTTTATAGGCTGCAGCTTAAACTCTTTTCCCTGTCTGGCTCACAGGGAGGATAGAAAACCTGAGTTTATCCTTCCAAACAGTCTGGAAGCTTCCtgtgtcttcttccttagcctCATCCTCAGGGACACATGATCCCAgtgcttccctccttccctctctcctctcctggtcATTTCAGTAATATTAGATGCAGgttggattgggaggatcccctggaagagggcatggcaacccactccacttttcttgcctgtggactgaggagcctgggggccatagagtcgcaaagagtcagacatgactgaagtgactaaggaCACGGGCACTCAAAGcacttttcaagaaaataaactcaaaatggtttaccTTTCTCTAAATTCACTTCTGCTTATCTCATCACACAGTTTTACCTGCGCAGGGGTCTGTGCTGTGCTGGCCCCTGTCACAACCactgtcccccaccccaactGCTATATTCCCTGGGACTTTTAAAAACAGCAGCTGTCTGAGGGCCCACTGGTTTGTGGAGTGTTGGGCATTTGGAGAGTATTTAGACTTTACTATTCTAAAAGGACTGCTGTCCAGATGACTGTACCAGGGGCTTTGGACCATCTTTTGGGGTAGGTTACAGAAGTAGGAGCATCAGTTAAAGGTCACTAAGAGTGTATAACAACTGCTTTCCAGAAGGGCACATAGACATCCATTATGATTCTTAAAACAGATTCTGGCCTAGATGAGTGGTGGTATCCTGACCAAGCTGCCCAACCACTGTGGCCCCTGAAGACCCTCCACCAGCTCCACCCACCTCACCTTCTACCCGGCTCGGGTCCAACTGGCTCCCTTCAAAGCTTGACCACAGAGGGCTGGCCTTGGTTCTGTCCATACTGACAATGCGGACCAACTTCTGGGCTCCCCCAGACGACTGCTGGATGAGGGAGAAGGAACGTCAAACAGTGCTGGAGGCCTGCTCCCCCCCAAATTCAGGGTGATCTCTGGCCCCAGGCTGCGCCCACTGAACAATCAGGAGGCCCAGGCCCCATGGCAGAGGATGGGAGATGAGGGGTGGCCAAAGAGAGTCCTCAGGCTGAGCCCTCCCTACGGAAGGCAGGGagtgggaggcaggaaggaagagtAGGGTTCCCCCAGGCTAGCCCTGCCATGATCCTGGGGGCTGCCCTAGTGCCTTGCTCAGGGGCAGCTGAGTGTTCTGTGTCGGGGCAACCTAATGGTGCCCAGCCTCAGTGGGGAATAAGAGTGGGGTGCACATAGTGGGCAAATGGGGTGACCTGGGAGCAAGAGGCAGGGAGCATACACAATATATCTGCACATAATAGATCTTGCAGGCTGGGCAGTATGCAGACCCAAGTGAAGGTTTGAACGGCGGGGAAGAGACACACCAGGTCAGCCCACCTCAGGTCAGCAGCCTACACTCTCCACGTGGGACCCTCAGTCAGTGCCCACAGTTTTCCAGCCCACCCCAGGTAGGGCTATGATTTTGCAGATGGAAGGAGGGGTTGACTGGGCCCCTCCCTCAGGATGATGTGAGTTGGGAGAGAAGGAAGGCCAGTCGGGGGAGAGGCAGAGCTCACCCAAGGGGGATCCCCTGTCTAGGACCTGGACTGACCGGGTGAGCTCCCCACCTCACCTTGCGGGTCACGGTGCTCTGATGAGccatgtcctggaggagggcgatGAGCAGCTGCTGAGCCCTGTGTGGAGGAGAACAACCCCAGCCCAGCTGCAGGGAGGGCTGGATGGGAGAAGTGGGCCCCTGCACAGTGCTCTGGGACATCCCCACTTCCCCCACCACGGTCATTCACCCCAGCAGCCCAGTAGTCCCCTGGTGTTCTTAAACACCTGCAGAGCCCCAGCCCGCCCCTGGAGATGCTAACTGAATTGTTCTGAGGGAGGGTCCAGGCAACACAGTCTGAGTGGGGTGGAGGCCATCACTCCAGGACCTCACTAGTCCCAGTGTGGCCTGAGGATTTCAGCCTGGCACCACCCAGAGAGGgcctggaaatgcagagtctcaggcctcTCCCTGCATCTGCTGAGTCTGATCTCCAGGTGGCAGAATTTGCAGTGAGGCTTGAGAGGAGCTGGACGAGACACCATGCTTGGTGCCTTATGGTTGATCTACTACAGAGCGTGATTCTGAGCAGGGGAACTGTTGCTCCCAGGAAGGGTGACTGGCTGTCCCAGTTGGCCCGGGACTGAGGGGGTTCCCCAGGACACGGGGCTTTCTGATAGTCCTGGACACACCTGCACGATGGGTCACCTTCCCCCAGGGGAcactggcaatgtctggagagaTTTTAGGTTGTCAGCACTAGCAGGGGTGGGGCACCAGGGGCACTACTGGCATCCAGGGGTGGAGGCTGAGATGCTGCTCAGCATTCCAAAGTGCCCAGGACGGTCCCCCACAACAAACGATGagccagccccaaacatccataGTGCTGAGGATGAGAAACTGGTCCCACATATCCTAGAATGCTCTAGGACTCAGGTCCATCCCTTTTCACAAAGGAAGCCCATCTAAGCAGTGAACCTGGCGGGTCGCACATTGGAGATTCCACTTCTTGGAGGTGCCCCACTCCATATCCCTGGGCAGTGAAGGGAGCCTCGGGAAGGCTGTTTCTCCAGGGCAGGAGGGGACCTCCTGGCTAAGCAAGGCCAGGCagtgtcccctcctctcccccgGGCAGGTTCCTGGGCTCTCTCTCGGGTGTGGGAGGCCAGGACGACTGCTCACCGTGTGTAGTTGGGGATGGTGCCATGCTTGGTGCCCTTGGTGCTGTAGGGGCCAACACGGTGGGCGTGCCAGCAGCTGCTGCCCTGGAACAGGGTGTCTGTGACATGCAGGATGTCGTTGCAGCGCACCTGAAGCTCTCCCTCCGCCCGCCCCTCCAGGGCCAGATTGACCCGGATATAGAAGGAGTCCCCTGACGTGGCCACTTTGGCCTCCAGGTCCTGGACCAGCTTCTTATAACCTGATCAAAGAGGACATGGGAACAGGTAAGCCCAAGGCCGTGACGCCCCGTGAGGACAGTTCTGCTTTGGGGGCCACTGTGGACTTGGGGCGCAGCCTGGCTCTGCAGTGAGCTGGGAGCGTTGGCATCGGTGGCCTCtgggggagggtggagaggatAGGGGAGTGTGTACCCTCCATGTTGACCTTCACTGACAGACAGCAGAAGCCATTCACCCTCTGGAGAAGTCCGACGGCCCGCTCCAGGGTCATGCCCTCCAGGACAGCCTTGGACGAGGGCTCAGTTGCCTCGTAATCCACCTGATGGAAGATCATGAGGGTTACTTCTGTTGACCAGGTTTCTGCAGCTGCGGTCTGAGTGCAGGCATGTGCCCTGCAGGAGACTCACTGCTTCCCAGACACCCATCTGCCCCTATCAGAGCCCTGTGTCAGGACACCCTGATGCAGGGTCTCCAGGCTACACAC
It encodes the following:
- the SGSH gene encoding N-sulphoglucosamine sulphohydrolase isoform X3: MGRTCGPVRRGVKDGENLSEDAKSGACEGPASLLAASEWNVRPAPGCPPLQLLRPGAEPATAAGPSWHSHRPFFLYVAFHDPHRCGHSQPQYGAFCEKFGNGESGMGRIPDWTPQTYNPKDVQVPYFVPDTPAARADLAAQYTTIGRMDQGIGLVLQELRGAGVLNDTLVIFTSDNGIPFPSGRTNLYWPGTAEPMLVSSPEHPKRWGQVSEAYVSLLDLTPTILDWFSIPYPSYAIFGTKTVQLTGRSLLPVLEAEPLWTTVFGSQSYHEVTMSYPMRSVHHQNFHLVHNLHFKMPFPIDQDFYISPTFQDLLNRTTAGQPTGWYKDLHQYYYRERWELYDRNQDPHETHNLAADPRYTQVLELLQTQLVKWQWETHDPWVCAPDGVLEEKLAPQCRPLHNEL
- the SGSH gene encoding N-sulphoglucosamine sulphohydrolase isoform X1, with amino-acid sequence MRSSGQGCWVLLISVGLCCVHRARPRNVLLILADDGGFESGAYNNSAISTPHLDALARRSLVFRNAFTSVSSCSPSRASLLTGLPQHQNGMYGLHQDVHHFNSFDRVQSLPLLLGRAGIHTGIIGKKHVGPEMVYPFDFAYTEENGSVLQVGRNITRIKLLVRKFLQTRGDRPFFLYVAFHDPHRCGHSQPQYGAFCEKFGNGESGMGRIPDWTPQTYNPKDVQVPYFVPDTPAARADLAAQYTTIGRMDQGIGLVLQELRGAGVLNDTLVIFTSDNGIPFPSGRTNLYWPGTAEPMLVSSPEHPKRWGQVSEAYVSLLDLTPTILDWFSIPYPSYAIFGTKTVQLTGRSLLPVLEAEPLWTTVFGSQSYHEVTMSYPMRSVHHQNFHLVHNLHFKMPFPIDQDFYISPTFQDLLNRTTAGQPTGWYKDLHQYYYRERWELYDRNQDPHETHNLAADPRYTQVLELLQTQLVKWQWETHDPWVCAPDGVLEEKLAPQCRPLHNEL
- the SGSH gene encoding N-sulphoglucosamine sulphohydrolase isoform X2 — protein: MYGLHQDVHHFNSFDRVQSLPLLLGRAGIHTGIIGKKHVGPEMVYPFDFAYTEENGSVLQVGRNITRIKLLVRKFLQTRGDRPFFLYVAFHDPHRCGHSQPQYGAFCEKFGNGESGMGRIPDWTPQTYNPKDVQVPYFVPDTPAARADLAAQYTTIGRMDQGIGLVLQELRGAGVLNDTLVIFTSDNGIPFPSGRTNLYWPGTAEPMLVSSPEHPKRWGQVSEAYVSLLDLTPTILDWFSIPYPSYAIFGTKTVQLTGRSLLPVLEAEPLWTTVFGSQSYHEVTMSYPMRSVHHQNFHLVHNLHFKMPFPIDQDFYISPTFQDLLNRTTAGQPTGWYKDLHQYYYRERWELYDRNQDPHETHNLAADPRYTQVLELLQTQLVKWQWETHDPWVCAPDGVLEEKLAPQCRPLHNEL
- the SGSH gene encoding N-sulphoglucosamine sulphohydrolase isoform X7; the protein is MRSSGQGCWVLLISVGLCCVHRARPRNVLLILADDGGFESGAYNNSAISTPHLDALARRSLVFRNAFTSVSSCSPSRASLLTGLPQHQNGMYGLHQDVHHFNSFDRVQSLPLLLGRAGIHTGIIGKKHVGPEMVYPFDFAYTEENGSVLQVGRNITRIKLLVRKFLQTRGDRPFFLYVAFHDPHRCGHSQPQYGAFCEKFGNGESGMGRIPDWTPQTYNPKDVQVPYFVPDTPAARADLAAQYTTIGRMDQGIGLVLQELRGAGVLNDTLVIFTSDNGIPFPSGRTNLYWPGTAEPMLVSSPEHPKRWGQVSEAYVSLLGVWT
- the SGSH gene encoding N-sulphoglucosamine sulphohydrolase isoform X5, translating into MRSSGQGCWVLLISVGLCCVHRARPRNVLLILADDGGFESGAYNNSAISTPHLDALARRSLVFRNAFTSVSSCSPSRASLLTGLPQHQNGMYGLHQDVHHFNSFDRVQSLPLLLGRAGIHTGIIGKKHVGPEMVYPFDFAYTEENGSVLQVGRNITRIKLLVRKFLQTRGDRPFFLYVAFHDPHRCGHSQPQYGAFCEKFGNGESGMGRIPDWTPQTYNPKDVQVPYFVPDTPAARADLAAQYTTIGRMDQGIGLVLQELRGAGVLNDTLVIFTSDNGIPFPSGRTNLYWPGTAEPMLVSSPEHPKRWGQVSEAYVSLLGIIAWRVMQQRWVDHSSFPLLVI
- the SGSH gene encoding N-sulphoglucosamine sulphohydrolase isoform X4; the encoded protein is MRSSGQGCWVLLISVGLCCVHRARPRNVLLILADDGGFESGAYNNSAISTPHLDALARRSLVFRNAFTSVSSCSPSRASLLTGLPQHQNGMYGLHQDVHHFNSFDRVQSLPLLLGRAGIHTGIIGKKHVGPEMVYPFDFAYTEENGSVLQVGRNITRIKLLVRKFLQTRGDRPFFLYVAFHDPHRCGHSQPQYGAFCEKFGNGESGMGRIPDWTPQTYNPKDVQVPYFVPDTPAARADLAAQYTTIGRMDQGIGLVLQELRGAGVLNDTLVIFTSDNGIPFPSGRTNLYWPGTAEPMLVSSPEHPKRWGQVSEAYVSLLVRKGWSPPFCGCKNEAQRCKRRSPRSHSL
- the SGSH gene encoding N-sulphoglucosamine sulphohydrolase isoform X6, with translation MRSSGQGCWVLLISVGLCCVHRARPRNVLLILADDGGFESGAYNNSAISTPHLDALARRSLVFRNAFTSVSSCSPSRASLLTGLPQHQNGMYGLHQDVHHFNSFDRVQSLPLLLGRAGIHTGIIGKKHVGPEMVYPFDFAYTEENGSVLQVGRNITRIKLLVRKFLQTRGDRPFFLYVAFHDPHRCGHSQPQYGAFCEKFGNGESGMGRIPDWTPQTYNPKDVQVPYFVPDTPAARADLAAQYTTIGRMDQGIGLVLQELRGAGVLNDTLVIFTSDNGIPFPSGRTNLYWPGTAEPMLVSSPEHPKRWGQVSEAYVSLLGPAESHHSWPAHGLV